From one Malus sylvestris chromosome 1, drMalSylv7.2, whole genome shotgun sequence genomic stretch:
- the LOC126621080 gene encoding zinc finger CCCH domain-containing protein 5-like, whose product MESTLAEAAAKDGEGVGGGIVPRTDSLGAEKGMTNRKEKRKAMKKMKRKQTRKEMALKEREEHDAILNNPLELAKITMIEQEEAERSERERKIFEERERAWMEAMEVKRKKQIEEEEEEEQRRIKALEEEDELSRNEQVENANDGNEVDEWDYEEGPAEIIWQGNEIILKKKRVKIPKKNTDQESRKKDSDRPTSNPLPPQSEAFSDYKSSSMSAQQLIESVAQQVPHFGTEQDKAHCPFHLKTGACRFGQRCSRVHFCPDKSSTLLIKNMYNGPGLAWEQDEGLEYTDEEVERCYEEFYEDVHTEFLKLGEIINFKVCRNGAFHLRGNVYIHYKSLDSAVVAYQSVNGRYFAGKQISCEFINVTRWKVAICGEYMKSRYKTCSRGTACNFIHCFRNPGGDYEWADSDRPPPKFWARKMVALFGYSDADDKPMVEENFGQWRNSSKMSLGDSERYGLRRSRSRGRDSDSGRRYDNENYVLEGTCRQKRTGDEDLCEENKNLRNYNPRRSRKWDAESDGELLEREIDRDRHRGHTRHNSRQQNRDHKNKTYETESEGDLSQRNRRAQHGTRKSSSQQRKVESPDEYRDRENKNHEVNWDWSDRDRDKDAAYQDNGRHSGQKRKVRCRGDHKDIKNRARDTDGERSDNNMKGDEHDSRRKSMEPSSHSSKASKFSNHGGRSTRSCSTDLSDDLLENDAERPPSHAWKRSKRLDEVSDISHDDKVPTLDLKHGRDHLSIEMREADSLVENLKSRGTHESSSVGPDDIRFNSDVLTDKEDRWEPENSSVENEIYHTSKRKAGSSESCDSGRPGPSKGRDESCDFDSEVYYYSKIGREKGEKSDRVTHSEHGKSRRKSRNKDRKLDSEDRPRQGSSQSSHRRHSSGLDDATDSSDGDKESVRKHKRHHAGHRSRDHKRPRCLLIHRLGKRWWRRMQLQSL is encoded by the exons ATGGAATCGACACTGGCTGAAGCAGCGGCAAAAGATGGAGAAGGAGTAGGAGGAGGTATTGTGCCCAGAACGGATTCTTTGGGAGCAGAGAAAGGGATGACGAATAGGAAGGAGAAGAGGAAAgcgatgaagaagatgaagagaaaGCAGACGAGGAAGGAGATGGCGCTGAAAGAGCGAGAGGAACATGACGCCATTCTCAACAATCCTCTAGAGCTTGCGAAGATTACGATGATCGAGCAAGAGGAGGCCGAGCGGTCGGAAAGAGAAAGGAAGATTTTCGAGGAGCGAGAGAGGGCGTGGATGGAAGCCATGGAGGTTAAGAGGAAGAAAcaaatcgaagaagaagaagaggaagaacaaAGAAGAATCAAGGCTCTTGAGGAAGAAGACGAATTGTCTCGGAATGAACag GTCGAAAATGCAAATGACGGTAATGAGGTTGATGAGTGGGACTATGAAGAAGGACCCGCTGAAATCATCTGGCAAGGAAATGAGATCATTCTCAAGAAGAAAAGGGTCAAGATTCCTAAGAAAAACACTGACCAAGAAAGTAGAAAGAAG GATTCTGATAGGCCTACATCAAATCCTCTCCCTCCACAATCTGAAGCTTTTTCTGATTATAAAAGTTCATCAATGTCAGCACAGCAGCTGATCGAGAGTGTTGCTCAACAAGTACCTCATTTTGGAACTGAGCAG GATAAAGCTCATTGCCCTTTCCATTTGAAAACTGGAGCTTGTCGGTTTGGTCAGCGTTGTAGCAGAGTCCATTTCTGTCCTGATAAATCTTCCACACTGCTTATCAAGAACATGTACAATGGTCCAGGCCTTGCTTGGGAGCAGGATGAGGGGCTCGAG TATACTGATGAGGAGGTTGAGCGCTGCTATGAAGAATTTTATGAGGATGTGCATACGGAATTCTTGAAGCTTGGAGAAATTATAAATTTCAAG GTTTGCAGAAATGGTGCATTCCACTTGCGGGGAAATGTGTACATACACTACAAATCACTGGATTCAGCTGTTGTTGCTTATCAATCTGTTAATGGCCGCTACTTTGCTGGGAAACAG ATAAGTTGTGAATTTATCAATGTGACCAGATGGAAGGTTGCCATATGTGGGGAATATATGAAGTCGAGGTACAAG ACATGTTCCCGTGGTACAGCTTGCAATTTTATCCACTGTTTCCGCAATCCTGGTGGAGACTATGAATGGGCTGATAGTGACAGACCACCCCCAAAATTCTGGGCTAGAAAAATGGTTGCTTTATTTGGTTATTCTGATGCGGATGATAAACCAATGGTGGAAGAAAATTTTGGACAGTGGAGGAACTCTAGCAAGATGTCATTGGGAGATTCTGAGAG GTATGGCTTGCGAAGATCTAGATCTAGAGGGAGGGACAGTGATTCTGGAAGAAGATATGACAATGAAAATTATGTTCTAGAGGGAACATGCCGTCAGAAGCGTACAGGTGATGAGGATCTGTGTGAAGAGAACAAGAACTTAAGAAACTACAACCCTAGGAGGAGCAGAAAGTGGGATGCTGAATCTGATGGAGAATTGTTGGAGAGGGAAATAGATAGAGACAGACACCGTGGACATACTAGGCATAACTCAAGACAGCAAAACAGGGACCATAAGAACAAAACCTATGAAACTGAATCTGAAGGGGATTTGTCGCAACGGAACAGAAGAGCACAGCATGGTACCAGGAAAAGCTCAAGCCAACAGCGGAAAGTAGAATCCCCAGATGAATATAGGGATCGGGAGAACAAAAATCATGAAGTGAATTGGGACTGGTCAGATAGGGACAGAGACAAAGATGCTGCATACCAGGACAATGGGAGACATTCTGGGCAAAAGAGGAAAGTGAGATGTCGGGGTGATCATAAGGACATCAAGAACAGAGCTCGTGATACTGATGGAGAGCGGTCAGACAACAACATGAAAGGTGATGAGCATGACAGTAGGAGGAAAAGCATGGAACCCTCGTCACACTCCAGCAAAGCTTCTAAATTCTCAAATCACGGGGGAAGAAGCACCAGGTCCTGTAGTACTGACTTAAGTGATGATCTGTTAGAAAACGATGCAGAAAGGCCCCCTAGTCATGCTTGGAAACGATCAAAACGCTTGGATGAAGTGTCAGATATTTCACATGATGATAAAGTCCCAACACTAGATTTGAAACATGGGCGTGATCATTTGAGCATAGAGATGAGGGAAGCTGATTCTCtagttgaaaatttgaaatcacGTGGAACCCATGAGTCCAGCAGTGTGGGTCCAGATGATATAAGATTCAACTCTGATGTACTCACGGACAAAGAGGATCGCTGGGAACCCGAAAATAGTTCCGTTGAGAATGAGATATACCATACTTCTAAAAGAAAGGCTGGAAGTTCAGAGAGTTGCGATTCTGGCAGGCCAGGTCCATCTAAGGGAAGAGATGAATCATGTGATTTTGATTCGGAAGTCTACTACTACAGTAAAATTGGCCGGGAAAAAGGCGAAAAATCTGACAGGGTAACTCATTCCGAACATGGAAAATCAAGGAGAAAGTCTAGAAACAAGGATCGCAAGCTTGACAGTGAGGACAGACCTCGGCAGGGTAGCAGCCAATCAAGCCACAGGAGACACTCGAGTGGCTTGGATGATGCCACAGATTCATCCGATGGTGACAAAGAATCTGTAAGGAAACACAAGAGGCACCATGCAGGTCATAGATCTCGTGATCACAAACGACCTAG GTGTCTGCTCATACATCGGCTGGGAAAACGGTGGTGGCGTCGTATGCAATTGCAATCTCTctaa